A single region of the Arthrobacter sp. V1I7 genome encodes:
- a CDS encoding MDR family MFS transporter codes for MTTAPNSGPAEGKQHIVLLFVGLMLSMLLAALNQTVLSTALPTIVGELHGVNDMLWVITAFILASTVTMPIYGKLGDLMGRKALLIAAILLFMAGSVIGGLANDMGVLITARVIQGLGGGGLMILSQAVIADVIPPRERGKYMGMMGGVFAIASVAGPLLGGWFTEGPGWRWVFWINIPLGLLALAGAAFFLKLPKHSGKPRLDLGGMVLLAIATTCLVLFATWGGSKYEWNDPIILGLIAGTVLSAAAFVLVEHRTPEPIIPLHLFKDLNFNLSTIAGLLIGVAMFGAIGYLPTYLQMAFSVNATDSGLLMIPMMGALLVASVVSGQLVSRTGRYKWMPIAGGVLVAAALVLLSTLKPGAPLWEICAYLAVMGLGLGLSMQIMVLIVQNSFPLREVGTATASNNFFRQIGATLGSAVVGSLFAGRLADLLVERLPPAAATGGGAPGGSNSLTPAVVSTLPAPIKEAVISSYNDALTPIFIWMVPLALIAAVLMCFIKERPLATAIEHDVLSESISEGNILVTADDAAAEATVRAGGPRS; via the coding sequence TTGACCACTGCCCCTAACTCGGGACCAGCCGAGGGAAAGCAGCACATCGTGCTGCTGTTCGTGGGCTTGATGCTCTCGATGCTCCTCGCGGCCCTGAACCAGACGGTGCTCAGCACCGCCCTGCCGACGATCGTTGGCGAACTCCACGGTGTCAACGACATGTTGTGGGTCATCACGGCCTTCATCCTCGCCTCCACCGTCACCATGCCCATCTACGGCAAGCTCGGCGACCTGATGGGACGCAAGGCCCTGCTGATCGCCGCCATTCTGCTGTTCATGGCAGGCTCCGTCATCGGCGGCCTGGCTAACGACATGGGCGTTCTTATCACCGCCCGAGTCATTCAGGGTCTGGGCGGCGGCGGCCTGATGATCCTCTCGCAGGCGGTTATCGCTGACGTCATCCCCCCGCGGGAGCGTGGAAAGTATATGGGCATGATGGGTGGCGTCTTCGCGATCGCCTCCGTCGCCGGACCGCTGCTCGGCGGCTGGTTTACCGAAGGACCCGGCTGGCGCTGGGTCTTCTGGATCAACATCCCCCTCGGCCTGCTGGCACTGGCCGGCGCCGCGTTCTTCCTGAAGCTACCCAAGCACAGCGGAAAACCGCGCCTGGACCTCGGCGGCATGGTGCTTCTGGCGATCGCAACGACCTGCCTCGTCCTGTTCGCCACATGGGGCGGCAGCAAGTACGAATGGAACGATCCGATCATTCTGGGCCTGATCGCCGGAACGGTCCTCAGCGCTGCCGCCTTCGTCCTCGTGGAGCACCGCACCCCCGAGCCGATCATTCCGCTGCACCTTTTCAAGGACCTGAATTTCAACCTCTCCACCATCGCCGGCCTGCTGATCGGCGTGGCCATGTTCGGCGCGATCGGCTACCTCCCGACCTATCTCCAGATGGCCTTCAGCGTCAACGCCACCGATTCCGGGCTGCTCATGATCCCGATGATGGGCGCACTCCTGGTCGCCTCGGTCGTCTCCGGCCAGCTGGTCAGCCGGACCGGCCGCTACAAATGGATGCCGATTGCCGGCGGCGTGTTGGTCGCAGCCGCCCTTGTCCTGCTCTCAACCCTCAAACCCGGCGCGCCGCTTTGGGAAATCTGCGCATACCTGGCAGTCATGGGCCTGGGCCTCGGGCTGAGCATGCAGATCATGGTGCTGATCGTCCAGAACTCCTTCCCGCTGCGCGAGGTCGGCACCGCAACGGCGTCGAACAACTTCTTCCGGCAGATCGGCGCCACGCTGGGCTCGGCCGTCGTGGGCAGCCTTTTCGCCGGCAGGCTGGCGGATTTGCTTGTCGAGCGGCTGCCTCCTGCCGCGGCAACGGGCGGCGGCGCGCCCGGCGGATCGAACTCGCTGACACCAGCCGTCGTAAGCACGCTGCCCGCCCCGATCAAGGAGGCCGTCATTTCCTCCTACAACGACGCCCTGACCCCGATCTTCATCTGGATGGTCCCGCTGGCGCTGATCGCCGCGGTGCTGATGTGCTTCATCAAGGAGCGGCCGCTTGCCACCGCCATTGAGCACGATGTGCTGTCCGAATCGATCTCGGAAGGCAACATCCTGGTGACCGCCGACGACGCCGCCGCCGAGGCCACGGTTCGGGCCGGCGGTCCCCGGAGCTAA